The stretch of DNA GGAGTAAGTTAGATATAAAGGATTCTTTTCTTCAAGTTAGCGTTGATGCGGAGTCTCGCGACATCCTTACTTTTATTACGACCAAAGGATTGTTTAGATTCAAACGGCTTCCTTTTGGTCTAATTACCGCGcctgaaatatttcaaaaggttattgatgaaattttatgcGGATGTGATGGCACTCATTGGTATCTCGACGATATTTTTGTTGTTGGTCGGAATATTGAGGAACACAATACTAGACTTGAAAAAGTAATGAAAAGGCTAGAAGGCAGAGGGGTGCAACTCAATTGGGACAAGTGTTTGTTCAGGGCAGATGAAGTCGAGTTTCTAGGCAACAAAATAACCAGATCTGGCATAGCACCATCTGACACAAAGGTTGCCGCGATTACTAGCTTCCGTCGGCCCACAAGTGATAGTGAGGTTCGCAGTTTTCTGGGACTGGCGAATTACCTCAATAAGTTTATTCCCAACCTTGCGACGCTAGATGAGCCATTGAGGGCACTGATTAAAAAGGGAGTGAGATTCTTTTGGGAACGTTCACATGAGAAAGCCTTCCAAATAATCAAGCGAGCCATGTCAGATGTCAAAAAGTTAGGGTTTTATAATGTAGATGATAAAACGGCAGTAATCGCGGACGCTAGTCCCATAGGATTAGGGGCAATGTTGGTTCAAACTAACAAGTATGGAGAAGAAAGAGTTATCAGCTTTGCCTCGAAATCATTGACAGAAACTGAGAAGAGGTATTGCCAGACCGAAAAAGAGGCCTTGGCATTAGTGTGGGCCGTTGAAAAGTTTCAGTTTTATCTTTTGGGAAAGAAATTTAACCTGGTTACGGACTGTAAAGCCCTGTCCTTCCTTTTCTCTCCTAAGTCCCGTCCGTGTTCTAGGATAGAAAGATGGGTGCTCCGATTACAgtgttttgattatgatatcgttCATATAAGAGGAGATCAGACCGCTGCTGACGCACTTTCGCGTCTCTCCATTTCAATTCCGGAACCATTCGACTCAGCAGAAGAAATTATTGTACATCACATAGCGGCTGTGAATGCCACCACTGTGGCTGTTACCTGGTCAGAATTGCTTGACGCTACGCGAGACGATGCAGATATTGCGAACATTTTCAAGTGTTTGGATAATGAAACCATTGATTTACTACCTGTCGCTTACCGTATTATTTCTGTAGAGCTCTGCAACGTAGGAGGCGTCCTGCTGAGAGGAGATCGCATAGTAGTTCCTGCTTCTTTGCGTAATCGGATTATCAGCACTGCACACGATGGACATCCCGGTGTAAATCTGATGAAGTCACACCTACGTACAGCTGTATGGTGGCCGAAAATGGACGCTGATGTAGAGTCATTCGTGAAAAATTGCCGAGGTTGTGTTTTAGTGTCAGCTCCTGATGTTCCTGAACCCATGCTTCGTAAAGAGTTACCTTCTGGACCCTGGGAGGATATTTCAATTGACTACCTCGGACCGCTCCCGGATGGTCAATACTTGCTCGTCGTTGTCGATTGCTATAGTCGCTATCTAGAGATATGCGAAATAACGTGTACTGATTCCAAAAATACGATTGAGAATTTGAAGAAGATATTCAGCCGTTTCGGCCTACCATCGCTGATTAAAGCAGATAATGGTCCGCAATTTGCTAGTCAAGAGTTTAGGACTTTTTGTGAGGAGCACGGTATAAAACTCGTGAATACAATACCTTATTGGCCTCAGATGAATGGCCAAGTTGAGCGGCAAAATCGTTCCATTTTAAAGCGCTTGCGGATCGCGCAGGAGCTCGGTAAAGATTGGAGAGATGAGCTATATAAGTACTTACTAATATACCACGCAACGAACCACTCGGTGACAGGCCAACCGCCGTCAAAGCTAATGTTCGGAAGGTGCATGAAGAGTAAATTGCCACGAATACCAACGCACATAGATGACGAAGCGATAAGAGATGAagacaaaattaaaaaacagaTGGGGAAGGAGTATGCTGATAAGAAACGTCGAGCAGAATACAGCGATATTAAAGAAGGAGATCGAGTCTTTGTAAAGAGAATGCGGAAAGATCATAAACTGCAAGCAGATTATTCACCCGAAGAATTCCAAGTGCAGAAAAAGGTTGGATCTGACGTCGTTGTTCGTTCAGAATCTGGAGTAGAATTTCGGCGAAACGTAACGCACCTGAAAAGAGTTCCAAATAAGTCAGTAGAACCGGAAACATCTTCTCATCGATCGTCACCAAAGGATTCAACTCATACGAGCAATTCATCAGAGATCGTTGAAGAATCTTGTCGCTCAAAACGTCAACGATCTGAGCCAGTGAAGTTCCAGGACTATATGTCCCATTAAGTTCAATAAGTTAAAGGTGGGGTTGTAGGATCTGGCATCACTGCAAGAGTGGTGAGAAAATATATAGACACCTGAAGCGAAGAAAGAGGGGGGAATCGAGTGAGAGTTCGGACACGAAGGTCGTGAAAAGATTACGCTCTGTGGATAATCCAATAAAAAGTTAATAAAAAAGATTGAGGTGTTTTTAATTCTAcactatcctgttaattgcgattgattgaaaaatcacaaaaccaaatgtgttacatggatagaaaacattcgaataaactctttcacgtgaatgtatttttaaattcccagaggaactggcagattattttcagtaacgattagatatttccacattttcctcgatactggaagctcaccagtggttaatgctaattcgataaccatctgttaatagcatttgcttgaaacatatttggtcacagtgttacatggatagaaaacattcaaataaactctttcacatgaatatacttttaaattcccagaggaactggcagattattttcagtaacgattagatatttccacattttcctcgatactggaagcccaccagtggttaatgctaattcgataactatctgttaatagcacttgcttgaaacatatttggtcacagtgttacatggatagaaaacattcaaataaactctttcacatgaatgtatttttaaattcccagaggaactggcagattattttcagtaacgattagatatttccacattttcctcgatactggaagcccactagtgattaatactaattcgataaccatctgttaatagcatttgcttgaaacatatttggtcacagtgttacatggatagaaaacattcaaataaactctttcacatgaatatacttttaaattcccagaggaactggcagattattttcagtaacgattagatatttccacattttcctcgatactggaagcccaccagtggttaatgctaattcgataaccatctgttaatagcacttgcttgaaacatatttggtcacagtgttacatggatagaaaacattcaaataaactcattcacatgaatgtatttttaaatcctcagaggaactagcagattattttccagcaatgattagatctttccggaactttctcgatgctgaatggcatccaaacggaaagaattctgcgcgtgtatgtgtcgatccttcgccgtccacctcctccagcacgttaggcaacgatgttgtcttgtcgatgtcctcacgaaaaatgaatgtgtctcaccaccagaatatcgcttaagtatgctttttgtgtgtgattgaatcgagagaaggtgtggtttacgatggcaatttggaaggcaaactagaggggaatgaactctctgagctcggaactttcggcgactgagcaataatcgattgcgggcgcatacaatattggatacggaaatatcctactgatgggaaagaataatcttcagaagctatcctgttaattgcgattgattgaaaaatcacaaaacaaaatgtatttggtcacagtgttacatggatagaaaacattcaaataaactctttcacatgaatgtatttttaaattcccagaggaactggcagattattttccagaaatgattagacctttccggaattttctcgatgctgaatggcatccaaacgaagaattccgcgcgtgtatgtgtgtgtgtggtggctgctccgaactcttcttggggaaccgtttgtggcatcactctcctcctgatggattctcttctggcctaaggtgcacaaacaggctcttggtagcACCGTTTATCCGCGCTTTTCGCGCTTCaatacaacagcgacaacatgctccaatcgctgttcaattagaactgagtggatttccgagcggcgctcgcttatataccgattggtgatttcaatagcctgtttcgaaagcaattttaagactattgaaacaagattttggatcaaaaagtaacaagtatagaacgcgtagacattttatctttcgaatgaagtgtttatcataccatttcgttcagttgtttaggagctattaacgctcaaaatctcggtctccggcgtaacgctttcgttttcgaaactttgattttacaccccggtatagaaatgaaagacgtagtcctacgtcaaaaatttcacgtgcttttatttatttctaactcaaataatcataaCGGTTTGGTTATAATCGTAACTGTAACAGGTGTCCTGATTTACAACTCCggccagatggtatccctaccTATGGACCATAAAAGTAAATAAACGAAGAATTAGGTTTATTATACCGGTATTTAATTTATTGCTTGGTATTTTTGTATtacataataaaaattatcagaaaAGTAGAATAAATAGTTAGTTATGGTATTCAATGGAAAAAATTCCTTTACTGAGCCGTTATCGTTGGTATAGGGTTATCAGATGCAATTTTTCAAGTGCTTTGCTTTCAAGAGTTCTGTTGATAAATTATTAAGTATTGGATCGGAAATGAAAATGGAAGTGTACATTCCGTAAAGGCATGAATATTTATTCTCCTTCTAACATGTGTTAGTGCATTCGTTTCGTTCAGTTTCGTCGATTTACTTGTGTTTGTTCGATTCCTCGACGTAATGTGTTTCTCTCCAACGCGTGTGCGAAATATTAAGAAAGTGAAGGAACGATTCTCCAACGATATATTTCACTCCGTGTGATTGTGAGGAGCGCGATCGTCTCTGTGTTTGCGTAGTTTCACTATCACATAGCAACATCTTTCAGTGAGCTTGGCTTTGTGCATATGTGGTTTGGCAACTAGGAAGCTTGCTTGTGTTAGTTATATGGCGTTTTTATGCGAGTGTCGAGTCACAAAATTTAAATCGCGATAACCAAATATTTGCGAGCGGCAACAATGTAGTAAACACTAAGTCTTCTAATAATTATTATCCCGAATGTTCCTCTTTACAATTTTCATATACTTGTCATATTTTATCATAGCTCACGATTTTTTCTAGGATTGTTTATAGAATatttcatttcaatatttctatcTGTGTAGAGTGCTTGttcttttttccaatttcgCTAAGCATTCAACTTTCTCTCATGCTCTCGATACCCTCAGCTTGGAAGACTCTTCGTAGCGCTATCATTGTCACTTGCGCCCCCTtttcattctgagcccctcatatatcaTCGGATTTTATAGGAGTTCTCTTAGTTACCTTTTCAGTTTCTCGGCCGTCGCGTTTGGAATTCGATAATGAgtacgcacgatgaataacaCAATACATCACCGATTGGTttggaggagttctctcggttaccttctcaggtttccgacATGTAACTGTCCGCTCTCGTGATTGGATTGGCAACTGAAAAAAGAACATGTATTCATGAATATTTAGTAAGTCCAATCAATttaacaggttttccttctcaggatacctatagaaaacatttttggaatttgtttcgacgagtggtcgatagttcgcgttaaaataatcacatcacttacctcagtgaatcctgatttttcttaaccattcccactaacaactatcccttccatgataaacgctagggaaccacgctatagaggcgacccttctggccttcgggcggcgaatatcatactaacattccttcccttcccctggtgactgtaaagacgtggccggcgtcgttattgaccatctaaagctcgaatcaccgaaaattgcacaacgagaatgatttgctagtcccaagcgtcattctgtgtgttctttgtgcaatttggttggttcaggtcaatcacggagagcaactacgaattgtacagtctacccaagctcaagctcaagctcaatggaAAAAATTCCTTTACTTGTGAAGCACAAGTGGGCATTGCACATAACACATTTATTATGTGGTCGGTGCTAAGTCTGACCGGACCATATTTGACAGTTCTTTTTTCTATTCGTCCAGAAACACATTTACTGGACAtacgttttattttgacattcagtaaaaaaatatcgattcaataataattgaacAATCGATAACGATGTTTGTAGAAGGCAAAAATATTTCCCTTGGGCGTGAAAAGGTTAACACACTCCCGCGGCAAAATGGGCCACCCTTCGTTTGGGCTTGTTATTGAACCaataacatttattttccaacaattgTGTTAGAAATACTCTTATTAAGTATATCCGTGAAAACCGTATTCAAAGGACCTGGCCgggtatggaagtaaaaagtgctccCTAACCTAAACTGAacagacgtcccgcatttcaacaaagtGTCCAGCGTTAAATTACATCCTGCGAAACGTCCGGATTTTGCAAAAGaagcgaaaatgtcccgcgatatcaatatattccagtattacaatttgatcatgtacTACAATTTGATCAGCCATGGCCGATAAAAAGATGGATGTCGGCATGTTTTTTAACATTTTCGTGGCTCTGGCGGTCGTTGTCTCCGAGTTTTGGAAATTATTGGAGGAAATCTTCCCTGTAAGGTTCGCCCAATAAATCGatatcggtcgcagctgggggaATCATTgtgaaggttggcggtcttcgctacaatgtttatctccaaccGATCCATTCTCCAATGatattttggcataatgggctgctTCCAGGTTCGGTCAAAAGACACATCACCTTTACATGATACTGCTTGAAGAAGGCGGCAACCTCCGGCAGGCATTTCATACTGCATATCTCTCCGTTCACCTTAAAACTCAATAAAAGAGCGGCTCGGACATTTACTTTTCGTCTgccagagaaggaccttcttcgagaacttggtgTGGAAGATATAtttgacgtcatcgcttacctccttggtggggaacgtaaagtacctgGTCCGCTGTCTGTCGCTGAATTCCAGCGTAAAGTACGTCTCGTCATTTGGCCGGTTGTTTCGATCTCCCGTCTTAAAGAGCGGCAGGGATGTTGTGAATACAAGATCGGCTATATCCGGCGGACACGAAGTGCtccaggatgtccaactccatcgctgtggggtggagctggtAGTATAAATCATCAAGTTTCTTGgctgtgctgctgctgcgaatctacagccttgaatcatttttgttgaaggcctaataaacgtaagatttcaagaaaatttgttccatttaaTTATCCTTTGaagtttttttcatcgccatccgaaatcaGTCCATTTCTTTGATATACATCAAAATCGCGTTAACATTAAACtcattgaaaaattgtttggtttTTTCAAGCATtcaatttggtaatttgaagaaaatggtaGAACTCGAATCATCAGGCTTAAATGCTCTGAATGAGTGAGTATTTTcaagcgtaaacaaaatctggaCCACCAAGAAATCACAACTAAGTGCCGATAAATTGAAAGAAATAACACAGATCAGatttaattgcaaggacacatgttaaggATTTCACGAATGAATGAGACTCGCTTATCTATGgcttatgttcacataacgtatatacatgattgtgtcacatttacccgaaacccactcacccgaaggACAGtgacccgaaagacattcaatcgaattccactcacccgaatgtaataaatacccgaatgtaacatctacccgaactgacacttacccgaatgcgacatttacccgaatccAACCATttcccgaatgcgacatttacccgaatgcaacaattacccaaatgtaacaattacccgaatgcgaaagaatgtggaagtatttgtatatttatttctgatcagtgttatatgaagatcatatttgtctcatacGTTCATTCCCattcaaaaactaatttttcATGGGTAGTGCAGTTTGAGAAATAGTGGCGtcaaataaaatccttttcaaaataatgaaaagtgaaagaatgcagttttataacggaTTATGAAGTTTATTCAttcatatggatgacgcagcccgtttacttAACACTTTGAGTGCCACGCGCTGATATCGTAGTACAGCAATGCGAGGCGCAATGCTGGGAAATTTGaatttctgcaaaaaaatgaattactacctttttcatCATAATTTAATGAATAGAATAAGTACTAATAGCTTATTCAAATAGAGTACTaagtctcaaaattctaaaaaaaatatcaatattttataaatatatatctttcgcgcaacactgttaaaattcaaaaaaattacgcGTATCTAGAAAAGACGTAGAAAcatatttaaatacgaattatactgccgttctacgcatcgTTGTcctatgttactttttgacgattttcacttttcttcataaaacgttgtttttatgcataatcttacggaaaaacacaaaaaaacatataatttATTCCCAACTTTCagtaaaacaacatcaagctcaattgtcccatgttgatattctattcaaaactgtcccaccatgtattttttgtagatccatgtCGAATAAGTCGGTTTAAGcccaagaatttcatgtcacactttcagcaggcctaATGCACTCTTTTCTGATTTGGAAGAACTAACTAATTcgcaaacaaataagaaaaagtttaacagaacacgtgtacacatTGTTAGCGGATGCCTGAtcacaatgagatttatattctgcgaaggtgttgcagatcactcatttcttgataaaacgatgtttctatgcataatctttcggaaaaacacaaaaaacttattgtttgttcccaatatttcgaaaaacaacatcaagttcaattgtcccatgttgatattctaggcataacagtcccaccatgaatttttaaacccgtaatcaagcttgattgattcagtgaggggatctcatcacatttcattaaacaatagtatagtgtttataaaaaacccagtgtattgctaaaaCGAAAttcttaaagcttttggtagacaaacaTGCGAGAAAAccttgattgcgtttttctcagttgctgattttggaacatggaactatgcgtagaacggcagtatagtagtagtgaatctctaaagcttccaaaaaaaaaaaagattaatatttcaagatttttcatgaaaattttgataaaaatttcAATTCGAATATTTGAGACATTAGAGAGTAATAACGCTAAACATTCtttataaaaaatggatttctgtctgtctgtctgtctgattcttatcgaCTCGGAAAATACTGaactgatcgacatgaaaattggtatgtagaggtttttggggtcggggaaagttcttatgatagttcgagacccctccccctctccaaggggggctgccatacaaatgaaacacaaatttttgcattactcgagaattaatcaagaaaatgaaaccaaattgatcatatggaggttctagggtgcaatcaatgtttttatggtggtaatacactccacccctctctctcaaagggggctgccatacaaatgaaacagttacatggaggttttagggtgcaataaatgtttctatggtggtgagacactcctttcccctctctaaagagaggGCGGaggttgctgaacaactcgagaactaaccaaacaaatggaatcaaacttaccATATAGAGAttctagggatcgataaacgtttcgaTGATAGTTcggcactcctcccccctctcttgagggggggctcccatataaatgaaacacaaatttctgcataactcgagaactaattatgcaaattgagccatatttggcatgtgggggttttagggggcacgaaacgtttctatgatggttcgacacacctacctcGTCTCTAAGGGCATGAGGGCTGGTGGACCCGTGaatgtgcgcttagtaagaaaccgtggatgtgataacggaaGATAAATtctgggcgagacgaagtttgccgggtcagctagttctttATAAAATGTTATATTTGTAAGTATATTATATCCTAATCACATGTAATAGTTCTTAACAAACTCCCTGTGTAAGCAACGTCATTTCA from Toxorhynchites rutilus septentrionalis strain SRP chromosome 3, ASM2978413v1, whole genome shotgun sequence encodes:
- the LOC129774387 gene encoding uncharacterized protein K02A2.6-like, coding for MDGTRPLPQFRCEELEKSKLHHEWRDWRSSLERYFEANDITDQHKKRAKLLYLGGPQLDKIFMNLPEGNKFPLVATEKNYYDVAIAALNNYFQPMRQDILERHRLRQMKQLQGEKFSHYMVRLRQQAALCGLEKYSKKTQRVLVEIMITDVIVEGCLSNELRRRMLLKDRTLDEIEDIAASLEGVDAQIQDLTVKSNQTVEKVYMVKGKSTHKFSRERESSEQSFPKRVASRIGSNVVCFSCGRQGHISSSDSCPAKGKQCRNCGRVGHFESKCKLSKMRQQSSIQFPPHKKIRVVEEVNSEEPESNKVFYAFYSGNQSNVLEFKVGGISLELLVDSGADANMITVEAWEQLKLAGVRVLMSTKNTTRKFLSYGSNKPLTVRGMFTSEIEINDRVTVSEFYVVENGQKCLLGDKTAKKLEVLKVGVNVNQVEKVEPFACIKDVEVHIHMQPDIKPIVQPVRRLPIPLEAEVNQKLDDMLSRDIIEQKTGPTTWVSPLVVVAKANGGLRLCVDFRRVNQGVLREHHPMPVIEQILARLGGGAVWSKLDIKDSFLQVSVDAESRDILTFITTKGLFRFKRLPFGLITAPEIFQKVIDEILCGCDGTHWYLDDIFVVGRNIEEHNTRLEKVMKRLEGRGVQLNWDKCLFRADEVEFLGNKITRSGIAPSDTKVAAITSFRRPTSDSEVRSFLGLANYLNKFIPNLATLDEPLRALIKKGVRFFWERSHEKAFQIIKRAMSDVKKLGFYNVDDKTAVIADASPIGLGAMLVQTNKYGEERVISFASKSLTETEKRYCQTEKEALALVWAVEKFQFYLLGKKFNLVTDCKALSFLFSPKSRPCSRIERWVLRLQCFDYDIVHIRGDQTAADALSRLSISIPEPFDSAEEIIVHHIAAVNATTVAVTWSELLDATRDDADIANIFKCLDNETIDLLPVAYRIISVELCNVGGVLLRGDRIVVPASLRNRIISTAHDGHPGVNLMKSHLRTAVWWPKMDADVESFVKNCRGCVLVSAPDVPEPMLRKELPSGPWEDISIDYLGPLPDGQYLLVVVDCYSRYLEICEITCTDSKNTIENLKKIFSRFGLPSLIKADNGPQFASQEFRTFCEEHGIKLVNTIPYWPQMNGQVERQNRSILKRLRIAQELGKDWRDELYKYLLIYHATNHSVTGQPPSKLMFGRCMKSKLPRIPTHIDDEAIRDEDKIKKQMGKEYADKKRRAEYSDIKEGDRVFVKRMRKDHKLQADYSPEEFQVQKKVGSDVVVRSESGVEFRRNVTHLKRVPNKSVEPETSSHRSSPKDSTHTSNSSEIVEESCRSKRQRSEPVKFQDYMSH